A stretch of the Acyrthosiphon pisum isolate AL4f chromosome A2, pea_aphid_22Mar2018_4r6ur, whole genome shotgun sequence genome encodes the following:
- the LOC107882952 gene encoding uncharacterized protein LOC107882952, translating to MINFLQVNLNGCWAAQQLLDQTAAQKNIDVLILSEPYAKGQVGGRMCHSLDQKASVGTTPGTGFVQDDSGSGNGFVWIKLNDLIVFSCYWSPNTTLAEYETFLRDLDQAIRARGDTRLIVAGDFNAWNEEWGSRSDNPRGELLSDLAASLDLILDNVGDTPTFVRGDATSIIDVTFSRGVGVRGWSVLDELNLSDHAYVAFSVDPLPRWPQADAPPGFHHGWALKKFDRESFYRHVTSRPLTLSRVGVGEGRSPAVKAAESLDNYIFEACDASMPLRSPRPGGRRPMYWWTDHIADLRSKALSLRRTYQSRLRRYGPDGAAEAKVNFSAARRDLRREIRKSKEQGWRDLCAQIDIDPWGQPYKLVMKKFGDGSSRLASKGREMAIADHLFPAAPVTDWDLMPEPAIRNILDNFDPDADELIFNRVIPEFTIEYR from the coding sequence ATGATTAACTTCTTACAAGTAAATTTGAATGGGTGCTGGGCTGCTCAACAGCTACTGGATCAGACGGCCGCCCAAAAAAACATCGACGTCCTCATACTGAGCGAACCATATGCAAAGGGACAAGTTGGGGGCAGGATGTGCCATAGCCTTGACCAAAAAGCCTCCGTAGGCACCACCCCTGGAACTGGATTTGTCCAAGACGACTCTGGGTCTGGGAATGGCTTCGTGTGGATCAAACTGAACGACCTCATCGTTTTCAGTTGCTACTGGAGCCCGAACACCACCCTGGCTGAATATGAAACTTTCCTGAGGGACCTAGACCAGGCCATTCGCGCCAGGGGAGACACCAGACTAATTGTCGCAGGCGACTTCAACGCTTGGAACGAAGAATGGGGCTCCCGGTCGGACAACCCGAGAGGCGAACTCCTCTCAGACCTGGCGGCGAGCCTTGACCTCATCCTTGACAACGTTGGAGACACCCCTACCTTCGTTCGGGGGGACGCCACCTCCATCATCGACGTCACCTTCTCAAGAGGAGTTGGGGTTCGCGGGTGGTCGGTCCTCGATGAGCTTAACCTAAGTGATCATGCTTATGTGGCTTTCTCGGTTGACCCTCTCCCGCGATGGCCTCAAGCTGATGCACCACCCGGCTTCCATCATGGTTGGGCTCTCAAGAAGTTCGACCGCGAATCTTTCTACCGCCACGTCACCTCGAGGCCCCTCACCCTGAGCCGGGTTGGGGTGGGTGAGGGAAGAAGTCCTGCGGTCAAAGCAGCTGAGTCACTTGACAACTACATCTTCGAAGCCTGCGACGCTTCAATGCCCTTGAGATCCCCACGGCCTGGGGGGAGGAGGCCAATGTACTGGTGGACCGATCACATCGCCGATCTCAGATCAAAGGCCCTCTCCCTACGCAGGACCTATCAGTCTCGCCTCAGAAGATACGGACCAGACGGGGCAGCCGAGGCGAAGGTCAATTTTTCAGCAGCTAGGAGAGATCTAAGAAGAGAGATCCGAAAATCAAAGGAACAAGGGTGGAGGGACCTTTGTGCACAAATCGACATCGATCCTTGGGGTCAGCCCTACAAGCTAGTCATGAAAAAGTTTGGTGACGGCTCCTCTAGACTCGCTTCTAAAGGGCGCGAGATGGCAATCGCAGACCATCTCTTTCCTGCCGCTCCAGTCACCGACTGGGACCTCATGCCAGAGCCAGCGATCAGGAACATCTTAGACAACTTCGACCCCGATGCTGATGAGTTGATATTTAACAGGGTCATTCCAGAGTtcactatagagtatagatga